A genomic region of Scomber japonicus isolate fScoJap1 chromosome 5, fScoJap1.pri, whole genome shotgun sequence contains the following coding sequences:
- the LOC128358635 gene encoding nuclear factor of activated T-cells 5-like isoform X3, with product MGVPCSGLSTGSSTLPSDQLKVPQHLHSTGGDGAGAEMQGMEGAVSAPNRGNSGANTAAGDVGSGIGVQQPQNTPSKRRPVLSISPPPEDLFDDSQMSCQDEPTISGPTGPDSEHSSSMWADDSVSNFSLISSISYNDNTEVPRKSRKRTPRQRPGPKPAPPEDSMDVFDADSAKAPHFVLSQLGPDKTSPMASSLESGTAVKGGSLSTQFPQRSDGKELKILVQPETQHRARYLTEGSRGSVKDRTQQGFPTVKLEGVSESVVLQVFVANDAGRVKPHGFYQACRVTGRNTTACKEVDIEGTTVIEIPLEPSNDMTLAVDCVGILKLRNADVEARIGVAGSKKKSTRARLAFRVNIPQPDGSVLMLQVPSSPILCTQPAGVPEILKKSLHSCSVRGGDEVFIIGKNFLKGTKVIFQENIADDNSWQAEAKIDMDLFHQNHLIVTVPSFHNQSITSPVSVGIFVMTNAGRSHDAQPFTYTPDSADNSNVRTVKTEGPSLVKTCIFDGQIKSMSSEQTDCSGQPSKRQEDTPMEVSSNPASTNVFKPSPDPLVSVQQTLELSSSPHPGGESFQSPMPLQPEDVELPQAPPVFPSLESLGTIQKQDIAPAASFPVSGDPTIPPVTPEVPQQFLRDPQESLPPEGSNNSGEVVVVAMPQIAASSQPQPQQSQVPLFPQEEVAQLERAVRELQAGSNTTLQQVLEAAVAQQQLNSVLYSPTPSAESLQQHVQENMNSLRLGTTDNSLSTQQQIQIQQQQHIQQQQQQQQQQQQQQIQQQFQQHQQLQQQQQQILGNLQQQQQQHLQQQQQQVIGNMQIQQQLILQPQDQQQLQQQQIMENIQQQQLQQNQQQQVLNNIQLQDQQQNQILSNLQQHQLQQQQQQQQQQNQALSNLQQQQQLQEQQVLENLQQHLQAELLQPQIHTSPQVQQPVSLLQQAGELLTIQTSFPAQPPSHTSPPQQLFQSPRPLAETQGSQQQVQAALLQNTLTVLTSGGLNSEQQSTGSALYLSPNTQPQQQQQLAFISSMETSTSQPQSVAMFQNQPQAQLSQMQQQSTPMEQQQSPQQNQEQPPQLPMGQQGSLFQSIPNHSQTNTVPQSQLSQQQQAGLLLCTTDLNPQAIPPTILFSTQTQGPSPMGSISVGIPQPDPAEPMSFQDQSSSGNNSTSTESQPQSLFQEQQPMQVGPSSTRVQSSQPVELFLPQTSLSSLQSTIGSQELSNQAPAPGTTIFVVQGGVGVVANPGQQPPEQLFQTTVGGNVAPQGQANLFVFGIQNDSTQLLNSSGSTLPAQSQAQNSSHMQPLLDQPMAQAASSMPAAMHSSLQNTLQAQMQSSLENAMQTSLQNTMQTDTQTALQSSLQATIETSLPTPMQTNLQTNLQTQIQSSLQNTLQSSISASSNMDKIEDLLESLQKQ from the exons ATGGGAGTCCCATGTTCTGGTCTCTCCACTGGTTCCTCTACCTTACCCTCAGACCAACTCAAGGTTCCCCAGCATCTCCACTCCACTGGAGGGGATGGAGCTGGAGCAGAAATGCAAGGTATGGAGGGTGCTGTGTCTGCCCCCAACAGAGGCAACAGTGGAGCAAACACTGCAGCAGGAGATGTAGGGTCAGGGATCGGAGTCCAGCAGCCTCAGAACACCCCATCAAAACGAAGGCCTGTATTGAGCATATCCCCACCACCTGAGGATCTATTTGACGACAGCCAGATGTCTTGCCAAGATGAGCCTACCATTTCTGGTCCGACAGGTCCAGACTCTGAGCATAGTAGCAGCATGTGGGCTGATGACTCAGTTTCCAACTTCAGCTTGATTAGCTCCATCTCCTACAATGACAACACAGAGGTGCCGCGCAAGTCTAGAAAACGAACCCCTCGCCAGCGACCTGGGCCCAAGCCTGCTCCTCCAGAGGACAGCATGGATGTGTTTGATGCTGACAGCGCCAAGGCGCCTCACTTTGTCCTATCACAGCTGGGCCCAGACAAGACCAGTCCCATGGCCAG CTCACTTGAGTCAGGGACTGCAGTGAAGGGTGGGTCATTGTCTACTCAGTTCCCCCAGAGGAGTGATGGGAAGGAGCTAAAGATCCTGGTGCAGCCAGAGACCCAGCACAGAGCTCGCTATCTGACTGAGGGCAGCCGAGGTTCTGTCAAAGACCGCACACAGCAGGGATTCCCCACTGTCAAG TTGGAGGGTGTGAGTGAATCAGTTGTCCTGCAGGTGTTTGTTGCCAATGATGCAGGTAGAGTGAAGCCTCATGGTTTCTACCAGGCATGCAGGGTGACAGGACGCAACACTACTGCTTGCAAGGAAGTGGACATAGAGGGCACTACTGTTATTGAGATCCCTCTGGAGCCCAGTAATGACATGACACTGGC GGTGGACTGTGTAGGAATTTTGAAGCTGCGCAATGCAGATGTGGAGGCCCGTATTGGTGTGGCAGGATCCAAGAAGAAGAGCACCCGTGCCAGGCTGGCTTTTAGAGTTAACATCCCCCAACCTGATGGATCAGTCCTCATGCTACAGGTCCCCTCATCACCCATCCTCTGCA CCCAGCCAGCAGGAGTGCCAGAGATCCTGAAGAAGAGTCTTCACAGCTGCTcagtgagaggaggagatgaagttTTTATCATTGGAAAGAACTTCCTCAAAGGAACCAAAGTTATTTTTCAGGAGAACATTGCAG ATGATAATTCCTGGCAAGCTGAGGCAAAGATTGACATGGACCTTTTCCATCAG AACCATTTGATAGTGACAGTCCCTTCATTCCACAACCAGTCAATAACTTCTCCCGTTTCTGTGGGAATCTTTGTGATGACCAATGCCGGTAGATCACATGATGCCCAGCCCTTCACCTACACTCCAGATTCAG CTGATAACTCGAACGTCCGGACAGTAAAAACAGAGGGACCCTCCCTGGTTAAGACGTGTATATTTGATGGTCAGATCAAATCTATGTCCTCTGAGCAAACTGACTGCTCTGGTCAGCCCTCCAAACGGCAAGAGGACACACCAATGGAAGTGTCTAGCAATCCTGCATCCACAAATGTCTTCAAG CCATCCCCCGATCCACTTGTGTCAGTACAACAGACCCTGGAGCTCAGCTCTAGTCCTCATCCAGGTGGAGAGTCCTTTCAGAGTCCAATGCCCCTACAACCTGAGGATGTGGAGCTTCCTCAGGCGCCCCCTGTCTTTCCTAGCCTAGAGTCTCTTGGCACCATACAAAAGCAAGACATTGCCCCCGCAGCCTCCTTCCCAGTGTCAGGAGATCCCACAATCCCCCCTGTAACACCAGAAGTCCCTCAGCAATTCCTCAGAGACCCTCAGGAGAGCTTGCCTCCTGAAGGCTCCAACAATAGTGGTGAGGTTGTAGTTGTAGCCATGCCTCAAATTGCAGCTTCCTCTCAGCCCCAGCCACAACAGTCACAGGTTCCCCTATTCCCCCAGGAAGAGGTGGCCCAGCTGGAGAGGGCAGTAAGGGAGTTACAGGCTGGAAGTAACACCACACTCCAACAGGTTTTGGAGGCAGCTGTAGCCCAGCAGCAGCTAAACTCCGTGCTGTACAGCCCCACACCCTCTGCAGAATCCCTTCAGCAGCATGTCCAGGAGAACATGAACAGCCTTAGATTGGGAACCACAGATAATTCActatcaacacaacaacagatacagatacagcagcagcaacacatacaacaacaacagcagcagcagcaacaacaacaacaacaacaaatacagcAACAGTTTCAACAGCATCAACAActgcaacaacagcagcagcaaatcCTTGGTAACCttcagcaacaacagcagcaacacctgcagcagcagcagcagcaagtcaTTGGAAACATGCAGATTCAACAACAGCTTATACTGCAGCCGCAAGACCAACAgcaactgcagcagcagcaaatcaTGGAGAATATTCAACAGCAACAATTGCAACAAAATCAACAACAGCAAGTCCTTAACAACATCCAACTTCAGGATCAGCAACAAAATCAGATACTTAGCAATTTACAACAGCATCAattacaacaacagcagcagcaacaacagcagcaaaatcAGGCATTGAGCAAtctacagcaacaacaacagttgCAGGAACAGCAGGTGCTGGAGAACTTACAGCAACACCTTCAGGCTGAGTTGCTCCAGCCACAGATCCACACCTCCCCACAAGTACAGCAGCCAGTCTCCCTCCTTCAACAGGCTGGAGAGCTGCTCACCATCCAGACCAGCTTCCCAGCACAGCCTCCATCCCACACCTCTCCCCCACAGCAGCTCTTTCAGTCCCCCAGGCCTCTTGCAGAGACCCAGGGCTCCCAACAGCAGGTCCAGGCTGCCCTACTCCAAAATACATTGACTGTTCTGACTAGTGGTGGTCTTAACTCGGAGCAGCAATCCACAGGTTCAGCCCTATACCTGTCCCCAAACACTCAGCcccaacaacagcaacagttgGCATTCATCTCCTCCATGGAGACATCTACCAGCCAGCCCCAGTCTGTTGCAATGTTTCAGAATCAACCCCAAGCTCAGCTTTCACAAATGCAGCAACAGAGCACTCCCATGGAGCAGCAACAGTCTCCACAGCAAAACCAAGAACAGCCACCACAGCTTCCAATGGGCCAACAGGGCTCCTTGTTCCAAAGTATCCCAAACCACTCCCAGACGAACACTGTCCCCCAGAGCCAGCTCTCTCAACAGCAGCAGGCAGGTCTGCTCCTCTGCACCACAGATCTTAACCCCCAAGCTATTCCCCCAACTATCCTATTCAGCACCCAGACCCAAGGACCTTCCCCTATGGGCAGCATTAGTGTTGGAATTCCTCAGCCAGACCCAGCAGAGCCCATGTCTTTCCAAGACCAGAGCTCCTCAGGCAACAACTCGACATCCACTGAGAGCCAACCACAGAGCCTGTTCCAGGAACAACAGCCAATGCAAGTGGGCCCAAGTTCCACTCGCGTCCAGAGCAGTCAACCTGTAGAGCTGTTCTTGCCACAGACGTCTCTGTCCAGCCTCCAGAGTACTATTGGCTCACAGGAGTTGAGCAATCAGGCTCCAGCCCCTGGCACGACCATCTTTGTGGTACAGGGAGGTGTGGGTGTGGTAGCCAACCCTGGCCAGCAGCCCCCAGAGCAGCTTTTCCAGACAACTGTGGGTGGAAATGTGGCTCCACAAGGACAAGCCAACCTGTTTGTGTTTGGCATCCAGAATG ACTCAACCCAGCTGCTCAATTCCTCTGGATCCACCCTGCCAGCCCAGAGCCAGGCCCAGAACTCCAGTCACATGCAGCCTCTCTTGGACCAGCCCATGGCCCAGGCTGCATCCTCAATGCCAGCTGCCATGCACAGCAGCTTACAGAACACCCTTCAGGCACAAATGCAGTCCAGTTTAGAGAACGCCATGCAGACCAGCCTACAGAATAcaatgcagacagacacacaaacagctctGCAGTCCAGTTTACAGGCAACCATAGAAACAAGCCTGCCAACTCCAATGCAGACCAATCTGCAGACCAATctacagacacagatacagagcAGCTTACAGAATACATTGCAGTCATCAATATCTGCATCGTCCAACATGGATAAAATTGAGGACCTACTGGAAAGCCTACAGAAGCAGTGA